Genomic window (Phragmites australis chromosome 5, lpPhrAust1.1, whole genome shotgun sequence):
TATCGTGGGGAGCAACGCTGCAACTTGCCTCTAATGTTGTACTAATTTATTTACGTggttaaaaaaattcttttaaatttattttgacGAGCTTCTTCTTTTGAATATGCACATGAACAAgtcgatgatgaggagcttgaccaAACCTAAAGGAGCTCATCCCTAATGATAAGGAGCTCGACCAAGGGCGGAGGAGCTCATTCCCAACAACGAGGAGCTCGATTTGCTCGGTTTGGACAATGTGTAGTTCAACTGATCCCCTAGGAGGGCGTCGATTTGGGTGACGAGGAACTCATTCTCGGTAAGAGGGGCATCTGTTTGGGTGTTGAGGGGAGCAGTGCTGCAACTTGCCTTTAAGGTTGTACTGAtttgtttcttttgttgtagaatTTTGCTTCTGAGTTTGTATTGATGCCCATTTTCATTTTGAATATGCACAGCATACTAAGTGACTTTTGCATTTTTTTGGAGTTTGTGCTAATTAGTTCCTAGTGGTACAACCGAATTGCCCTCAAGGCTATACATTTtttagatgttcgtagagtaaaaaaaatgttgaaatcagaatctgtatgcaaaagttatgcctattttaccgaaTGTACTCCAGGTCACCTGTCAAATTATAACCTTCCAcgaaatttagcaaaattagtcattagtgatgggtcatggttatgacatgtcactaattaTCTTCGCAAAGAAAGTTAAACGGATAAAATATCtgatttctatcacaactacgtgatagcagaggtggtaaggttgCTACACactcgaggaggaggtcgcgggttcAATTCTCATGGAAcgtaaacttgaaaacaatatgaaaaaagTGGCTTGTTAGACATATAGGATGGGCATACGTTAGGGGCGTGTTTGGTTTGGCTGCTCCACTCATGCAGGACGCGCGCGTGCAGCCAGACGGAGAGAGACTGACGTTTGGATGGCTGCACCAGTGGGAAAAGCTGCACCTGCTGGTGCAAATGCATCCGCCCAGTCAGGCCGGTGGGAAACGCTGGATTCGGCCGTTTCTCCTGGGCCTGGCCGGCGGGATGCAGCAGATTAGCACTAATGACGAATAATTAGTGAATATTAgctcatattaatattttttaaattagattaaagtttaatatgataaattaattattatagagtgtatttatgttaaataaacatcatattaatacttgtttttttatttcaatctaaTGTAACGTATACTcgtgcgggcaaccaaacacaatctcttctcagccAGACTGAAcacatgcagccaaccaaacagaccctactgCATCTCCTcagcctgtctcaactcagcctgcatgAGCCATACGAGCCAGGCTGAGGACGTttgggcaaccaaacacaccctagaTGACTCAGGTGAAAAAATactttgttttgatttttttgtccaaaaaatacataaaacgTTCATCGGTCATCAGtaacgggtcaagattacaacctgcCAATAatattcagtcaatagtgactgATCAtagttacaacccgtcactaataactaaacATTCGTAACAGATCACAGTTATGATCCATTACTATTcatcttattagtgacgggtcttcgTTAGTGGTGTGATAATAGTAACGGGTATGAGACTTGTCACTGATACCGGTTAttatctgtcactaataatttttttccacATAGTAGGATgatataattataattatatgaCATCATTAATACATGCACGTTAATACCTATTAATACTAGACTAATATACACGTGCATACTTTCACACGCGAGATGTCTAATATGAGTAGTGCTCTAATTAGAAAACATCTAGTCAAATGTAGTTTTCTCGTTAGGAAATGCATGCCGAAAGACTAACGCATGCGTTAGCCTAGTCCGACCCCTAGTCGCTTCAGGAATCTGGTTGCCGTCTCTGCAGCGGTCGCGCGCTTTCCCTTGTAGAGCTAGCTAGCTCACATGCATGGGGTCACCTGCTTTGCTCCAGCTGGTTGGGCTGTTGGGCACGTGAGCAGCGGTGAAAAAATGCAAACCACTCGTTGTCCTCCTGCGCGCTGGTCCACGTAAATCCCTCTCGTACCGTGACTTGTAGCCAGATCTCgcttggtaaaaaaaaaaacctactgCTATTAGAGGGAAAGATTTCGTACGGGTCGATTTCGATTACAACAGTGAATAGTCGTATTATGTACGGAGTGAGGAGCAACAACACATCTATTATATACGGTAGGGACAACGACACTACACTATGTACAGAACTACTAAGACTCCGTATAATGTAAAGAAAAGAAGAGGCGCATAGTAATCAGAAGGCAGCTAGAGGGTTCGATAGTGCACATTTCTTCCAAAAGGCCAGAGGAAAGCGAAGAAGAAATTACTGATACTTTCTAGCCTTCGGTCATAAAAACTGATAagagcttttaaaatatttgatttAGAAACATTAAAATCATTGGTACACATTTATCTcaaaaaatgtttttataatatagtataataaatttattggattttataaatatatctaataaaaaatagtgatcaaagctCTATATTAGAGAATGTGTCTTATCCAACTTTTATCCATTGAGTGATATTCTTTCAAGCACCGTCTGATCACTAAAGCcaaaataacatatatttatGATCGGATAGAGTACTCCTTCCATTCAGAAATACTAGGCGTATTTTTTGGACTTGATCTTTGaagttagattttgactaaaattttctcacaaaatatatcatttatagctacaaaacctatagagtgtgaaattattttgaattatgaatctagttgtataatttttttacattaggcattcttataatttgattaaatattagtcaaagtaaataattttttttttctagaaaatacGTCTGCTATTTTGAAATAGATGGAGTACTTTTTATACATTTGTCTCTACTCAGTTGGTATGCAAAGTATTTTGCACCTTTAATTTGTGGTTCATTCTATGTACAACATGATCAATTTGGGTTCTTTGAGAGATGAGTGTGGAGCGATATGTAGATCTATTTTAGTTCAACTGAATCAATTAAATGGTTATTTTGACTAAATCAAAATaactagttaattaattaagttGGACTAGTGTGGATTCACATATATCTATTGATCACAGCACAGCAAATGTTTCATTTGTaaagaaaaaatcaagaaacaactATAGGCATTACTATCAGAGCAAGTGATGTGCACAATTGGACAAAAAATATTGACCCATGGTATCAGTTTACACAGATTAAGGTGAGCAAAAgtgatatattaaaaaaaaatcataggcaTTACAAACCATGCAGAGAATCCACTAACACTATCAGGTACTATGCGAAGTCATCAGCATATCTAAGTGCCAACAGCCCCATTTCAATTTTTACTTCCAATTTGATACAGCAATATATAGCTATAATTGTACCAAAGGTGCAAAAGCCCTTCTAAACTCAGGGTCAGTAACTTGGCCACTATCCACATAGTTGAAGACATCATCTAACCACAAAATTCTGACAAAAGATAGCTTTCTATGCAAAATAAATACAGCAATGCTTGCAGCATAAACAGGTGATTCTTATCATCAGGCAATAATATGACATTCTAGTGTGCCTCCTAGCATTTGAATCATATGACTCGTGATCACTAATTAGGTTAGAAGAAATAGCAATTTCTGAAATACACATTGTAACTTCAGGCCCCAAGACTAAGGGCCACTTTGTATGCATACAGGAAGGCTAAGAAATGTTTTTGAATCCAAAGATACACACCTTATTGGTAAAACCTAGGAAGCAAAAACTACAAATTCCACATAAGAGACATCGTTGTTTTGTCAAGTTGGTATTCTCGAATAGGCATCATTTGATGTGGTTCAGCTCTTCTGGCATGTTCAAAGAAGCAAAACAAATCATGAAAGGTTAGAACAAATAAAGAATCTTTTAGGAGAAAATCAACAGGAAAATGTATTATTGAGGAAGCGTACTGCAATCAAACTGTGTCAACaaattcaatcattgtgaaacTAACACAACTTCATCACGATGACCGGAGTGGGCGTCTTGGTGGCTGGCTGGAGATGGACTACTGTCAGAGCAGGCGCCTCAGCGGCTAGCCGGTGATGGACGACTTCCGCAGTAGGCGGCTCGCAGGGCAGTAGGCAGTGGGGGCAGAGTGCAGGGATGCAGGTGGTAGGGATTCTCCATCTTCCTCTTGCTCTCTGACCGGATCTGGAAGGAtatgaagagaagaaaagacTGACGAGGAAAAATGGATCTACCTTTGGTCGGGGTGGCTCCGTCCTTGTCCTGGGCTAGTCGTGGTGGTGGCGGGATCGTATAGGTAGGAGCGGCAGTTGGAACATGACGTGGGAGAAATATCACATGTGATGTACGGGAGGATAGAAATAGAGTATACGCTAAAGTAAGATAGGGCGTCTATTGGAGACTAGTTTTTATCCTTCTGATAAAAAACCGACATAGCGTAGAGCATTCTCCCGGAGATCCTCGAATTCTTTGCATAGAGGCAGGGTGGACCTAACATCTGACATGAACAATGGATCCACAGTGAAAATTACTCGATCGAAGTGATCTGATCAAAGTCTGACATGTCACATGCCAGAGATGCCCAAATGGGCCAGTCGTGCTGGCCCGGCATGGACCCAGCTACAGCACGGCCCGATAGGCCCAGATACTGTAACGAGCCGTGCTATGCGACCCGCGTGCCGCGCCCTCGGCCCATGGCACGGCCCGTGAAGCACAGCCCGACACGGTTGCAGCATGACGGGCCGTGCCGGGCCGCTGGGCGGTGAGGCCGAGCGGCGGGGTAGTGGCGGCGCGACCGGGCGGCGGGGCGGGGCCGGCGGGCGACTGGGGCGGGGCGGGGGCGGCGCGACCGGGTGATGGGGCGGGGCCGGCGgccggggcggggcggggcggtgACGCGGCACAGGGGCGGGGGCGGGTGGTGGGTGGGCGACCGAGCCGGGGCGAGGGCGGGCGGTGCGGCAAGGCAGCGCAAGGGTGGACGGGCGGCCGGGGTGTGGCCGTGGCGGAGGCAGACGGCACGAGCAGCCGGTGCGGGGCGAGGCAGCAAGGCGGCGCAGGGGCGAACGGCCGGTGCAGGACGAGGTGGGTCGTGCCCATGCCGACCCGTCTAAACcgagccgtgccgtgccggcctaCCGTGCCGAGGTGTCGGCCCAGACATGACCCAGCTAGCTGTGCCGTGCCGACCCGACCCGTATACCCTCGTGCCTGAACCGTGCCTAGATCGTACCTATAGTAGCATATCTCAGATCAGCTCAATAAATCCGACCCAATTAACCATCTTTATCACGCATTATCTATGGATATATCGATGTACGTATTAACGAATAAAGAGGCCACATAGGTGGACCGATCTTTGAGTGTGACTTGCGATTGATGAGCTCCTATTGGGAAAGAATAAAGTTGGTTGCCGCTTTCACGTCACGTGCGTACAGGCGATTGAACCTAGCTTCTGCCTTGTGTTTTGTCCGGGCCATGCATGGAAGTCGCATAATCTTCACACTTTAGTACGCCGACCGAAGGACAAAGTTTTCTCTTCCAACTTGCAAGCATGACCACCGCGTAGCATGGCCACTTTCTAGCTAACTGCATGGTTGCGAACAGACACTAATCAACGTGATTAAACAGGGCTTCTTTGGACTatacctagctagctagctgcatAGGTAGgctacctagctagctagctgcatAGGTAGGCTAGGTCTCCGGAAATTCTTTTTTACACGCGCACGCGTTGCCTTGCTCATGCCgtttctatttttgaatttttttcaaataatttttctaagcaaatttatcttaaaaatttatTCAGATAACTTGTCttgataactttttaaaaaaacttccaAAAACAGAAAGTTGCGGcgagaaaaaaattcaaaaaagaaaagttacAAGTTACTATACCAGCGTGTGTCTATAAAATAGCACAGTCCCTAGGTCACTAGGTCTAGATCTTGGTTATGGATATGTCGGTATGTGTAGGAGTAAGGTAGCTCTGAGGATACGTACGTTGTGTATTATTAGAAATCACTCCACAACGCCCATAGCTACTTAGCTAGGAGACTATACTTTACTTGGATATGACTTATGTATATGGATGGAAACAGATCGAATATAGGTTGAATAGTTAATTTTTCACATTGCTTTTCATATTTTAATACGAATAGGAATACAAATTTGAATATCTTCAAATGCGAATACGAATAGGATAGTTTGAATCTGAATCTGCATTCGAATATCTACTCGATCGGGTTGTAAGTAAATATCATATTTGGAATTATTCGAATTcgattttttattttggtgCATAAAAAATTCATTCACATTTGGAATTACTTGTATTAccaaaaattttgaaattttgttcGAAATTCATGTCAgagatttaatttttttatcaaatttgactaaaatttgatcCAAATTGATTGGGCtggaatatataaattttgttcacctctaaaatttctaaaacattaATGAAATTTGATTCCCTGGTTGGCAAATACCGATATTATCAATTTTCACATTCGAATTCAAAGCAATTCGGATATCTCTATTTGAATCGGATTCTCAAAAACAAATTCAGAtctatccattttagtatccgttttagaaataaatacaaatacgaatatatatatttatattttaacaaatacaaatatatgATAATTCGAATACTTGCTATCTATTTTCTACCCCTACTCATGTGATGCAATGCCGAGTCAGCACACTACTACTGCCACTACTACTGCCTTGTGTGATAAATTGGCAGCTCGACCTGCTATAAGCAACAAATAAATACGAATCATTCAGGAGAGAATCATTGAAATGCTAAGGTCATTCCCaatgtatattatttttactctTCTCCGAGAGGTGAGAGAGTATATAGATTATGTAGAAAAAACACTCCATTGTATAGAGTCTTTGTGTGATGTCTATGTGATTTCTCAACACTAATTGTTAAAAAAGAGAATATACTTCGAGGACACTAGCTTCCCACCAATACATATTTGTTAGTTTCTAATTCTTGGATATTGTGCTAGCTAGTTCGTTCCTGAAGAACTAGCTCATTCCCTCTCTTCCTTAACTACTCTACCACATCATATTATTTTCTACATGGACTCTAGCTAGTACTAGAACTAGAAGTGGCCTAAAGATTATGCTTGTTCCAAATAAACCAATcaattcactactacagaacatatCAAAAATAGCGGCTAAAAGTGCTGGTTGAACAGGAATCGAAACTGAAAatatatcagtgtcagtttgtaATCTCCCACGCGTGAACAATGATTGAgccgctaagaaccggcactgatggaaccagcactgatagttggtTTTAGTGtcagttctagccacgaacttGCACTAAAGCAATATTCGGACTCAATTTTTTGATGCGATCTAATTTTGGCTCACGACCTCACGTCCGACTCGACGAGTCCAGGCCAACCTTATCTCTACCATTTGTTCTCGTCCACTCATTTTCTCCCCTTCTGTTCAACACCAACACTAGAAAATCCCCAATGGCTGTCATGGCTACCTATGAGCAAGCGACAACCcgagggggagggggtggagGTGCTGCGAGTGAGCTTGAGTAGGGCAAGTAGGTCGACTTGCAATGGCAACCTTGCGTAGATCCACATCGTCCCGGGCTCCTCCTCTGTGCGGTGAAACGTGAAGCTTGGCAGCTCTGGCCGTGTTCCTCACGCGTGGTGGTAGGTTCGAGGCTGCGCGGCCTCATTTGCGTCCCCAGCTCGACCCATAGCTCATCGGAGCGCGGCCTCATCTACGTCCCCAGCTCCACCCGTAGCTCGTCAGAGCATGGCCTCATTTGCGTCCCCAGCTCATCAACAGCACTGCTCCTCGTGAAGCCCAGACAACGATGTTGCTAGTAGGTTCCATCCTCTGGTTGTCCCTCCCGTTTGTTGATTGTTTGGCTTTGTTGATTGTGCATGCTCTGTTCAACGAAATCCTTGAATGACTTGCTTAAGATTGATTGGTTTTGACTCATTCAACTCGCTTG
Coding sequences:
- the LOC133917868 gene encoding arabinogalactan protein 1-like — protein: MGTTHLVLHRPFAPAPPCCLAPHRLLVPSASATATPRPPVHPCAALPHRPPSPRLGRPPTTRPRPCAASPPRPAPAAGPAPSPGRAAPAPPQSPAGPAPPPGRAATTPPLGLTAQRPGTARHAATVSGCASRAVPWAEGAARGSHSTARYSIWAYRAVL